TGGGTTTTATCTCGAATTTTGGCAATAAGAAGCGTAATTCAATGGTAACTTTTCCAAGCGGCGTTGCCATGTTTCTTTCATCTTCGTATGATGTACTCTTCGATGAAACTTATGATGAAGATGGTACACATTGGTAGTTTAGCAAATTTGAATAATCGaattctgctcttttttgttCGATGTAGAGATCTTTTTATCGTTATGATGAGtacatattcttctttttctacgcGCCACAAAATCTGCACATTCCTTACTTTTTCTACCTTCAATATTTCCCGAAGCTGCCGAAATTATGGAGTTGACATCTGTAGTGCTCTAGTAATCAGGGAACAACGAAGAACAcaaagtttcttctttttagaaaCTCCACAAATAGTCGCAGACCAATATTCTTCCCagattttttccgttttggttTGTCTTCTGTAATCTATCGGATTCGTtagttttcaacaattttgacatttttacCTTGAATTTGGAAATATGTCTTTACTTCATTTCCTATTTAGTAGCTCTCGTTTTACGTATGTCTACACGtacatgtgttttttttttcaaagttttgtaGCAATATTTAGATTGTAATAGAAGACGGTGGTACTTGTGAGTTTTTGAATAGTAACGTCTCGTTGTCGCTCGTTTTGGATATACCGCCTCATGAGGATCTCGATCAATACTGTGCATTTTTCTGCCAAAATCACCTATCGGTAGGtcaaaatatattttctgATGGCACATCTCCACATGTGATCTGattgaatttatttgattcGGAATTTACTATTCTTAAATTAACCCAGGCTCGTCCTTTCAATGCATCCGAACGCCATGTCCTGTTGAAATCTTTCAATTCTGGCAAAACGAATGTATTTGAGAATCCATTCCACGTCCAATTTCTATCAATCACTGACTCCATTAAAGCTCTGGATAAACACGGTCATAAAATAGCCAAGGTTCTAAGCGCCTACTGGACCTTTTTGGGTTTTCAGCGTTCATTCACCTTCAATTCCCACTCTTCAGATTCTTCCCCGCAGTTTCATTGCTGGTAGTGAGGATTGGACAACCATGAAAAATGCTACCATGACTTTCAGAGTGAAATGGTTTAACAGACCAGCAAGTGGAGAAGGAGTTTTGAAAGTTggtattttatggatttcactGCTACGATTCAAatgatttcttgaaaagttTCAGTTTAAAAATGCAAACGATTCTCAATTCGCTGCTGAAATTCTCTTCTATCACGGGTACTCTGATTCAGAAAGGCACAGTCACATTAGTGATGACGTGGTAAGTGTCTGTCTATTTAAACCTATTTTTCATCTCTATTCTAGAGAGAAACGATACTCTATTTTTGAAGCGGTGCTTATTCGTTTTGTATGCGTcctttgtaatttatttttttaagacaCATTCTAACAATACTTTTGTCTTTGTGATGTTTGCATGCGGAAAAAGGAGAACCCCAATCACTTCGGTGTCACTggactttttgaatttctgattgttccagttttccaaaatttattGGTCTGGAGTTGAGTTGAGAATATGTGAAGTTGGGAGCCTCCTCCAGCAAGATTTCTTGTAAAAACAACGTTCGAAGAAATCATTAATGTTGTGATCTCTCGTAGATTGGTCATTGGAGAAAGTTTAGGGTGTGATTTGTTTGTAACACATTGGAAATGCGAGATATCTGACTCAAATCCAGAAGTAAGAGGTCTAGAAGGAGAGCCTACTCGTAAACAGAAGTCTTTACACGTGCctttacaacaacaacaaacaacacaactCTTTACGCAGTCTGCATGTGAAAAAGTTCATCTTGCGCGTGTTCATTCCATCAACAGCAGTGGGATGTGAAGAGTTGCCTCGTCCATTGAAAGGACCAGTCTTGGTGTCCTGATGTGTCTGATTTCTGCATTTCAAGATGGTGTTTTGAGTTTTTGGAATGATGCTTGCAAATTAAACCTCCAAACTTTATTTATCACTGAAAAGAACCCTACCGTGCGGGAGTTCAGATGGGGGCAGATTACAGTTTCAATTCAGGGAGACGAGAATCTCTTGGCTGGGATATTGGCTTCATTTCTGAAGATGGCGATAAGCGATATTATTAATAAACTTCACTTATTTGGTTTTTGTATAGTATTTTGGTTGCGCCTGaaccattgtttttctttcgcgATAGCTATTGTTTTGCAATAGGTATTATTTTGACAAGAAATCGACATTTAGTAATCGCAAGTTGGGTGGCTTTCCCATCAATAACTATGTGTCTAAATGCTTCGCTCGTGTGAATAGCGCGTAGTATTCTATATGTACAAGGTGTGCTTTTAGAATCTGGACGAAAAACGCTTTAGGCTTTAGAAAGTTGTTTATTAAGGTCTACAAACGTACTAAAAATTGCTGTTATATATCGTTTAAAGGATTCTTGCTGAGAACTTTTGTTGTTTATGGCCGCCTTGCGCTTCTCTCTCCCATCTAAAGCACGACCGTGACTTCGTCAACTGATCGTGGTTCGTGGCTATGAACTGTGCTTTGATAGCGCCTCGAAGGAAGTTGAAGTTAGAGTGCCTAcacttcctaatttttctctcGACTTCGCCCACACGCAGTAGTACAAATGGTTTAGATCGGGACTGTTAGGAGGCTAAAAGTCAAATGCCAGCTTTTGAGCTTGACGGCTGCGGAGAGCATTTGGCGGGCCTTGAGGACTTAGGAAGTATATCTGAGATCTTCTTGAGTGATCCGGTTGTTCACTCCTAAAGTGGAGGCTCATTCGCGAAGCGATGTCCCAGGATCTttcaaaatcatatttttagGCTCTTCGAATGATGCCGGAAGTCCTTTGTTTTCCTCGCCAGAGTAGAGAAGATTTCGTCAGATTCCTCTGAGACTGAATATCTCTTCGCAACGTCATTTACAGTCGATCTTGGATGCTTGAATAACTTAACTCCTTGCGTTCCACTCTAGGCAGACACATGGAACAACTGCGACTCCACCACTTTCTTGTTACAAATACTATCATAAACCTAAGTTACATAGTTTATAAGCGAGAAAACACAGTTATTGCAATGctgtttatttgttgtgaATACCACTGCTAACTAATTTTAGTTTATAAAATAGCAACAAAGTAAATTCcttatattttgaaattcctcAAAGTATCATTTTTAAGAAACACTCACCCATGTGCATTTGAGGCTTCCTAGGACAAGTATCACAAAACTCGCTATTCCGGCatcgtttttccttttttttgtctgtttgaACATACTGCAtagtctcttttctttcctttccgtaatatgttaaataaaaaagtgaaaatacagTGCAGAAAACCGCAGGAACGaagaaaatttatatttttatgtgGAAGTCATGAAATAAGCTAAACACGCCTATTGCCGCTAGGGCAATACGCTTGTTTATCTTACTGAAGTGTATTTGAAGTATATATCTTCAATGTCAGACGTGCAGCGACAACGGAGTTTAAAAGGTTAATAATTTCGGTGGTCGTTCTACCAAGCGGTGGCTTTCTTCTTTTGGCTTAAGGAAATCGGCCATTCTACTGCCATTTCATACATTTAGCTAACTTCAACGCCAATTAGGACGTTTCTTTGGATCCAAATACGGTTGGAACTTTGAATACAGTTTTGTTCGGATTCTCACAGCGCACACTGTATGCATACGTTTTCCTTCACTTCTCGACTCTTGCTTTGTATCAAAAAGCGATTTGTTCCCTTTCTTTCAATTTatgatttgttgttgtttttttaaaatacatttGTTAGTTTCCTTCCTGATTGCAGAGGATTGTAAAAGGCATTCCGAATGCGTATCAGCACGACTCCATTTTCGAAGAGCATATGCGAGAGGTTCTGGGGGTTAACTGTGTTGTCCTTCTCCGAGCTTATTTGCTAAGGGTTCCAAGATCGAAAATCGAGTGAGGATCTCCTTTAAGGCTTTCCAGTTTTGATTTGTCAGCTTGCTTTGAAAGCCATAATGAAGCTATGTTTAGCATAAGCGAAGCAGTTCGAGTACAAGTAGGGCGAGCTCTCGTCAAGTACCTCACACGCCGTTACGAATGGAATGGACGTAATCCACTTTTTCGGCAGCAGTGGAGAGAGGTTTGTGTGTTATTTTCATGCACGATTCGTCTTTTTGTATCTTTTATCTATTCTTCGGccaattcttttatttattctcctttgttgtttgttgttctctGTCCATCCTTCATAtgatatcttttctttcttttcgcaaTGTCCTTCAATTCATCTTCATTTTGGAAGCTCGTATTAGTTTGGTTCATCTTTTGGTGCTTTTGTCTAAAAGATTTTGCTGAGTAACCAAAAGTTCGGAAATCTTCGCTTCTTCAGCTGCTTCATTCAAATGATCTACCATGGCATTGGAACATTCTCGACATGAAGAATAATCAAGAAAATGGCAACCCATGTGAAGCAGAGTTGATATTCAAAAATGTAGACCAAGGACTTAGATTAGTGGACTTCCTTACTTCGGACATCGATGACTTCACGATATACGATGACAGAGGCCATTCATCTCAAAAGGTAGGTGTATCGCTTCCTTGTTTTTCCAGTTTGTGTTCAGTTATGCTTCTTTTCATTCTATCTGTTTTGCTGGTGCATCGAGCATCCATATAGATATTTCCAAAATGCGGTTATCACTAAAATTCGTCCATTTTTGACACATTCAATACTCAGCTCTTTTTTCCTGCATATTTTTCTCCGATAAATTCGCCCAGAAATTTCATACGGTTGTTCCACGATGAGTCCTATCGACTTCTCTTTCTGTTGTTACTTCGTTATttacattctttttcatttgtacTTCTTCCGTAAGTTCCGTCTAATCTGTGCTAATGTCCAGAGTAGAAAATTCTGCTTACTTAAAAAAGGGAACTGGTTTTTGGTTTGTAGCCAATAATCTCAACGTtcaatcttgttttttttttgtgatttgcgTGTTGTGCTACTAATCAGCCTCCTCCCAGAAATTCTAACTTGCTCTggcgttcttttctttcactgTAAGTTAATTGTTAGTGAGCTTTTGCTCTTCGTAGTGGATTAAAGTAATCAAAGACTGTCGTCCACATTAAGGTTTTGTCTCCTATTTTTGCGCCTATTACTAaaatttcattggttttgaCAACCGACCCTTTCAGATTACGATCAAGCCAGTTTATTGCATCCCAGTCCTTGTCACCAAAGAAGTTCGTGTTGCTTGCGACTCATTCATTAGGTTATGTTTGCAATTTGAAAGAAAGCACATCTTATCCTTTATGTGTCTGATGTCAaatcttttagaaaaatcaatgaggaaGAAGCGAGTGTAGCAAGGATGTCGAGCGATGTGCTgagttttcttgaaattcttgacATGACATGGTCACACGATCATGATCATACCGAAGATGTTGATACAACTATAGGGGAACTGAGCGTCCAAGGATGGCCACAAAGGTGGAGTCTCCTTTAAAACGCGTATTTTTGTTTGCGTAGTgttttgaagcttttttttcaaaaacattaatatttaaattcaaattgcTCTAGTTATTTgtctatttaatttttttttcttatttttgcattcaaaggaaacaaaagtcaacaaaataaataggGAAATGTTCGGTGACTTTGAATACGATGCTCgcacttcatatttttcagtttGGACCACTTgcgatgaaaatgaaacatttcttccttattttcccTCTATGTTAAAGCATTCTACGAACGTTGTCCAAGTATATTCTTAACTGCTTGGAGGATACCTTTGGTTATTCAGCAGCAAATATACTGGTTGGTTAGGGATTAGAAGCGCTAGAGCATAGAGAAGAGGCATAGTGTTGAGAATGATATCCTATCAATAACTGTTCTTTCCACTAATGCTCATGTTCGACTATAATTAAAtattggcatgttgaatacgtagctttcaTTGGTTAGCTCGAAGTATAGAAAAAACGTGTTGAACTTCACTAACAGCTAACATTTCGAGGTTATCGCCTTTGTCGGACCCAGAAAAGTCAAAACAAGGACTGATTTATCTTTTCAAATGCCTCATCGCAGAAATCATTTAGACTGTTTGCATACTCAATGAACAACATATCAGCTTGTACTTGCCTAATGTTATGAAGTGGTGTGGTAACACACCAGACTGCAACTATTAATCGCAAAGGTTTTTTATAAGAGCCCCTAGCCGCCCCCCTCTAGATCAAAATCCGCAGAATTTTCTTATAGAGCTAGTTAGTTAGTGATGTTAGTGATAGCAGTGtctagtcgggtcaaaacgacatgaatcactaGTGTATTTGTGTGCGCTCTGGAAACGGCGGGGTGGAGGcggcagttgggaccgaggtgggaccgtgggTGGttactgcagcgatgggtggttcCAACTAGGACTTCACCGCGCTCCTTGGCGGTACACTCCACCGAGgtgcctcgaaagaagccgcgtacgcaattgcgtacgtgcttcatgtagttttgaccctactatattcaTTACAGAATTATTACAGAATGAAAGatgtttctttgaaaagttGCAAAACGAATAGGACGTACTCTGATCTTCATTTAATCCTTTTCACCTCAATTGGTAGCAAAATCCGTTATATTCCgagaaattatttaattgaCCTAAACAGGTGTTGTAGTGACTTCTTCAAACGAAGTTTTCAATgggaccaatttttttttgtcttataATAGGGCTTTCCGAGTATCTCGTAGGTCGAGTAATCAAATCAAGACCACTATTGTCGCATATCTTTGATTCTGCTTCAGGCATGTGGAGGAGGTGGCAATACATTTGCTTTCGATGTTTCAAGGTACATATATTGACTGCTCCGATGATATCAAGGGAAGACTTCTATACGGGTGAGTCTGAGATGATTTGAACGTCTTATTTATTCCGCAATTGTGAGATTCTCTGCTTCAGTTACTTGAAATCTGCTAGTTCAGTTTAACACGTCGAGCGTATTTCAGTGCAGATGCCTCACGTCTTTGCTGAAGGCAGGCTAAATTCTTTAATTCagtagttttttatttttgctgttaGAGCGTCTCTTCGAAGATTTTTGTTCCTACTATGTACTATGTATTCCTTGTATTCCtgcaccacttttttttggcaattgTGCATGATTAACATTTTGCTAGTAAACTCCAACTACAAGAAATGCTAACCATGCACAATCACACGGAAAAACGAGGTGGATATCCAATtccaaactaaaaaaaatactccgAACCGAAATCATTGAAAAGACTTCCtagcaacaaaataaacaactcaACTAATGGAAAAACAATCGGCTTCAGCTTCGTCTACGAAGGGCGCTATTATGTAtcatgtagaaaaaaagcaacccAGTATTCTTATTCTTACAAGCTAAGGATACCCGCAGAGCTCCACCAGCGAACTGCAAGACGCGAGCGCCGGTACAAAGCGCTCGCGTCTTGCAGTTCGGACGAGAATCGATGAGTAGTGCTTTAATAGCACTGAAAGGTATATCGCATTAATTAGGAAGGTTGCTCTAGTCGTAACGTTGTGTCCCATCGCTCGCCATCGCGATATTCATGGACAGGTGCAAATTCGTCCTTTTGCAATTGTTACTGGCCCCGGAGAACAATCATCAACTACTTGTGTGCGCGCAATGCGCATTTTTCCAGCGAATATAGAACTCTATGGAGAGCGTTAACCCTTAAAACAGTCGTAGCGGTAAAATAAGCCGAAAATAACGAGAAAAGATTTTGCTAAGCTCACATGATACACGCGCTATGCCACAAAAAACCACTTACCATATATAAAATCATTtataaaaaggagaagaagaacaatCCCGAGAAGCATACTGGTACCGAAATTCAGAGTCGGTAACCGCTTCTATAAAGGACGCAACGTGACTCTTATTCCAGCTATGGCGCCAAGTATGTGGAATTTGCTCGTAAAAAATTGCGCGGTCGTGCTGTTATCGATGTGGATCTTCTGCGCGAACGGATCACTCTCGTTGGTGAAGCAGCAGATCTGGCAAGGAAGAAGCTCACATTCTTTGCCGAAAACAggtattttctttgatttattgCATTCTTCTGTTCTGCtctgctatttttctttcagctgCGCATTCGAGTTAACTGACACCATACTAATAGGCCCTCCTCGTTACTTGTATCTTATGTGCGATATCCTTCGTTATAGTGTAACGTTGCGGAGATTGAGGTAAGAAGTGATTATGAAATGaggactgtttttttttaaattctaatcAATAGTGTTTTCAAGCGAGATTTGCGGAGGTCCAAAGCTGGAGTTCGTTAAGGACATTGAAATCAGGTTCCAGGGCACTTTGCAGCAGTATGATCTACTCATGGATTATCTAGAGGAAGTGGACAATAAGGTCAGTTATGAGAAGATCCTCGTTTCAATATCTTTTCTGAGAatgtttgatgaaaaaaaaaacaacttggCACTTTCCGTCGCTCATTTGGCAAAACATGACATTTTTGCTTTAACTGTTGTTGGGTTGGGTATTTCATCATTATCAGTCAGCCTATGAATCCCATTGTTTGGCTGTGTAGGTTAGTGCTTTGAAAATCCTCTGATTTTTCTGCCATTTCCATTAAGTCAGCCCCATTTCTTTTGGTTCGATCTTCAGTTATTAATTTAAATCTAGAGCGAAAACCATTAATGGAAAGCTTTTTAAGAGCGATTTGTATGCCCATTCGTATGGCCTACATATCTCTATGgcgagaaatgaaaatatttgtaacGAATTCCCAACTGCGAAAAGATCAGATGCGACGATTTCCAGCTGTTAGCCGTACGAAGTTATGAAAATTGTTGTGcttgttggaaaatttcaaatgagtCACTCGtagttttattattcttcATGTAGATGTTGCTTTGCTCAACTTAACAACATAACTCTACCTTGGTCCTTCACtcgacaataaataaatgaatattgcAGCTGGTACAGTCAAGCTCAGTTACGAGCTCATCTTCGAAGCCAACCTGTCCCGTATGCTTGTCGTCTGTTAGTAATGCATTTTATTGTCTTGAGTGTGGCCACTACTACTGTTTGAAATGCATCATTTACCAGGTGatcagttgctttttttctgtttgttatcTTCTAATCCACTTTATAAAGAGTTTTTGTTGTCTTTCAAGGTGAAAACCATGATAAGAAACAGAGACCTTCCTATGCGGTGCATCTATATGGATTGTGAGAAACCAATAAGTGTTGATGATATAAAGGTTAGTTTTTCATCGTACCGCCTTTGTCAACCTCCATTCACCGTATAACAGCAGTATCCTACTCATTTTCAGCACTTGGTTCTGGGTGATGGACGTTTACCTTGGTTAAGCGCAGATAAGTTGCGACCACTTATCGACAGCTCCATTGATTGCTTAGTGCGGAAGCAACCAGATCTGATTCGCTGTCCAACTCCTGATTGCTTTGGAATTTGCAAGGTATGCAGCTATCGTATTGGAATGTTAGCTACTTATTTGCAATCGTATGTATCTGTTTCAAAAGACTAGGTTAGTTGTTGTGGAAAAATCATACAAAAGAAATCATTCGTtggtttcaatttaaaaaagaagtgtctattttattcttctgaCATGTCTTTGtctattgtaattttttaatctGTAAAGCTCCTATTGAGTATAAGATCTGGTGGTACTTGTGTGTCCACAATTTCTAATGGGAGCTCGtggtaagaaaagaaaaaaagtatgtaGAAACGTTTAAACAGATTCTTGGAGATGTTCATCACAACTGAATTTTGGATTTCCTTTCCTCTCCTTCCCTTCAGCGTTTCCCATGTTTCGTGACGGATATTGATTGTGTGACGCTGTTTTTCTGATCATGATCTTGGCCAAGATGGATGCCAGCTATCTTCTTGTTAGcctacatgcgatagtcggatcCTGGTTGGTTCTCCGATCCCTTCCCTTTCGGACAGTTGGCGAAGGGACTCgtttcacttttggatggttggcgaaaggacttCCTTCACTTCTTGGAACTTGGCTGGCGAAGGGTCCTGATCAGATGAACTGCACCTCATGGGCTAGATCTTTTTACCTGAGGTGGATCCTGTTCCTCCCTATCGGACCCATGCTTATCGGCATCCATCCTGGCCAAGATAGTGATCAAAGAATGATGATTTGATCGGTGTGAATTGAATCTGGTGTGAATCGAACCAGCACTGTTTTGGTCATCTCCTTGGTGGCACACGTGTAGACCTATTCAAcacattgttgttgttatcgTATAGGACAGTGACCGTATCATTCAATTCGCATCTTTTCCGTTACAAGCTTCGAGACGACGCTCTAGTATTTTGCTCGCGGCACCGTGAAGCTCTATAGGTTGAGTAACGATTTTATTAGGTTGGTAAATAAATTCATATTGTTCTTAATTCTTCCTTCTAGTAATAGTTAGCGTTATTTTATATGTCATTAGTTAGATTTGTCATTCCTTTTCTAGGCAACATTGAGACGTGAGCCATCTTCAGAGTTTATTAACAAGTAACTCAAAATGCTGCTGCAGGTAGATAAAATCGATTATCTCCGACTCCTTTCCGAGACAAATATGGCGTGAACAGCAGCAAAAACATTACTGCCGTGCATGCCCGAAGCTTCTCTCCTCAAAGCGCTGCTCGGAATTGGAACATAAGTCTGAGAAAGCAAGACCTTTATCCAACCAAGATCATGCTGTTGGCTTCGTGGCGCATGCAAGGTGTAGTCTACTGAAAACTGCTTTCACTTCACATCGCAAAATTGTATTGTGACGAACTCCGTTTAGCGGTAGCGGTTTGTGAGAAATCTCCAGATAGTCAGAGAAATAGATCCTTAGCACTATAACTCGCGATCTAGTGTTGTCTGATTTATATCTATTCCGCTTCGACCTCAGCCAGTGGGGCATCTTCCTGTCACAGAACACACCGACTTTTGATCGCCATATCCATACAGCGAGTACACGATGGTCGCGATACCTGTTGGACACAAGGACAACCTCGCACCTTAGGCCGCTGTTGGATACAGCTATCGAACTCCGATATTCGAAAGTGTCTGTCGTCGGAAAGTGTTTCCAGCCACCCGTGATGGTGACTGACTACGTCATCATCATGCattgaatctttttttgaaagtgagACGAAGCCCTCACTCTGATGCCTTATCACGACTAGTTTGACTTTGCTGCTTCCGTTATCCTTTGCCTTGAAGTCATCATAACTTCACTAACATAGATTAGCGTGCATAGCGAAGGCTCCTGTAGATTTCCTTTCATGAAATCGAGGAGTACCACGATAGGAGCATAGAGAGGCTTGAGCTTGGATGCAGGCCAAAGGAGGAATGGGCGGTGCGTCGGTTTGTTTAGCAGCAGCCAGCAATCGATCTCTTAAGTCACTGTAGAGGGTTTGGACTCATTTTATTAGCTGCTTCAGAATGACAGGTTATCGCAGTATGTTGCAGATGGCTGTTTTGTATCCTTTGCTATTTTATTTAGGTTTGGTTTTCTCTAAAGCTTTTTTTAGGCGAAATCGGCAGGTTATGATTTACCAAAGAACTACTTCAGCACGTtcaagacgatgttcatctACAGCGTAACTTTTTCCAGTCTTTCAGCATCCATGCTGTCGAAACTGCATCCTAAATTAAACAAGAAGCTGTAAAAAGTTTTTAATTAGAAATTAGTCGGTGGTATTTCTTCGAACAACGTGGTTATAGTTGTGTTCAACATTTGAAACTACTTCTTCCGTGGTTGATGAAGCTCTGAAAAGTAAAATCCTTCAATCACACACACCATAATCCAACATAGATGTTTTGAGGTTCAGATGTCTTGCACATTGCCGCTTTTGTGTTATTATGGCAACAGCGGATGAGAAACCTATGTTTAAGCTGTTCTACTGTAAATCAAACTAGTTGGCTACCCAACCTATCAATGAGTGGTTTGACTCGATTGTTTTCTGCTACATGTGAATAaccatttcttttctacttgCGATTCACGCCCATGATGACTTTTTAAACTCTCagtaagaaaaagattttcgtTGCAACACTTGTGAGCCCATTTGAATTGTCTGGTTAGCAATCGCAGCAAATTAAACCGTTTGTCTTGTTCATCATCACAAAATTTGTTTGAGATGATTTTCGTGAAATAGCCCTGTTCTTCAGAGAACTAAAAGAAGCTGCACTTAAAATAATGTCGGAGTACTCATATAATTGTTCGTTGCTCTTCACCACTCTTTACCACCATCGTTTTTGCAGAGGTCAACTTTTTGCGTTACGGAGTTGGACGCAAAATCTAGACAAATTTGCTTTGAACACAATGAACATTGTGTGTATAGAGTGGCTATATTCAGAATAGTGAAGCAAAAGATGTGTTCCGATGTGATTCCTGCAATAAGGAAAGGTGCCGGGGTTGTATGAT
This is a stretch of genomic DNA from Necator americanus strain Aroian chromosome II, whole genome shotgun sequence. It encodes these proteins:
- a CDS encoding hypothetical protein (NECATOR_CHRII.G7573.T4) gives rise to the protein MKAVHNRLLRDFNWTSVGEAKSLLPRQSTISEPFAEFLFRLRCKLRPRETSLPRPALHLHVRRSSTSSETDMWALSPDTRKVWDANGLPFDEPLPLWEGEAVDVSPSSRRRTILKADTEGALKDAERACSMLSRRGNLEQLNLKDNKPVPADDDRPYRMWYPTVVPRRILGKQIVVCEPNRQAVVDIKWSKILPHKGIIEEVKMREHRLRTDLSTSPAIRRRIMEYVRGNYRRCRNYSYMVDDLDVFARADIPDGDSDVLRQCAVSVYYPDVNYELESSRLLEVLLRKLGLQRHVRRKKLEVALPGSSKAIVIEDGGTCEFLNSNVSLSLVLDIPPHEDLDQYCAFFCQNHLSARPFNASERHVLLKSFNSGKTNVFENPFHVQFLSITDSIKALDKHGHKIAKILPRSFIAGSEDWTTMKNATMTFRVKWFNRPASGEGVLKFKNANDSQFAAEILFYHGYSDSERHSHISDDVALRMMPEVLCFPRQSREDFRIVKGIPNAYQHDSIFEEHMREVLGVNCVVLLRAYLLRVPRSKIDISEAVRVQVGRALVKYLTRRYEWNGRNPLFRQQWRELLHSNDLPWHWNILDMKNNQENGNPCEAELIFKNVDQGLRLVDFLTSDIDDFTIYDDRGHSSQKITIKPVYCIPVLVTKEVRVACDSFIRKINEEEASVARMSSDVLSFLEILDMTWSHDHDHTEDVDTTIGELSVQGWPQRHVEEVAIHLLSMFQGTYIDCSDDIKGRLLYGYGAKYVEFARKKLRGRAVIDVDLLRERITLVGEAADLARKKLTFFAENSCAFELTDTILIGPPRYLYLMCDILRYSVTLRRLSEICGGPKLEFVKDIEIRFQGTLQQYDLLMDYLEEVDNKLVQSSSVTSSSSKPTCPVCLSSVSNAFYCLECGHYYCLKCIIYQVKTMIRNRDLPMRCIYMDCEKPISVDDIKHLVLGDGRLPWLSADKLRPLIDSSIDCLVRKQPDLIRCPTPDCFGICKNSEAKDVFRCDSCNKERCRGCMMEPHKKVSCEEYAVLRTDGAASLKAYMNKKKGKVRECPTKGCGAVIEKGEGCNHMQCTACNIHFCWLCDYTSETQAKVYGHLRETHGAIGEEWPVLEDEVSAVRRCLVEMLRIMPWPNCFKITLSLDM
- a CDS encoding hypothetical protein (NECATOR_CHRII.G7573.T3) yields the protein MKAVHNRLLRDFNWTSVGEAKSLLPRQSTISEPFAEFLFRLRCKLRPRETSLPRPALHLHVRRSSTSSETDMWALSPDTRKVWDANGLPFDEPLPLWEGEAVDVSPSSRRRTILKADTEGALKDAERACSMLSRRGNLEQLNLKDNKPVPADDDRPYRMWYPTVVPRRILGKQIVVCEPNRQAVVDIKWSKILPHKGIIEEVKMREHRLRTDLSTSPAIRRRIMEYVRGNYRRCRNYSYMVDDLDVFARADIPDGDSDVLRQCAVSVYYPDVNYELESSRLLEVLLRKLGLQRHVRRKKLEVALPGSSKAIVIEDGGTCEFLNSNVSLSLVLDIPPHEDLDQYCAFFCQNHLSARPFNASERHVLLKSFNSGKTNVFENPFHVQFLSITDSIKALDKHGHKIAKILPRSFIAGSEDWTTMKNATMTFRVKWFNRPASGEGVLKFKNANDSQFAAEILFYHGYSDSERHSHISDDVRIVKGIPNAYQHDSIFEEHMREVLGVNCVVLLRAYLLRVPRSKIDISEAVRVQVGRALVKYLTRRYEWNGRNPLFRQQWRELLHSNDLPWHWNILDMKNNQENGNPCEAELIFKNVDQGLRLVDFLTSDIDDFTIYDDRGHSSQKITIKPVYCIPVLVTKEVRVACDSFIRKINEEEASVARMSSDVLSFLEILDMTWSHDHDHTEDVDTTIGELSVQGWPQRHVEEVAIHLLSMFQGTYIDCSDDIKGRLLYGYGAKYVEFARKKLRGRAVIDVDLLRERITLVGEAADLARKKLTFFAENSCAFELTDTILIGPPRYLYLMCDILRYSVTLRRLSEICGGPKLEFVKDIEIRFQGTLQQYDLLMDYLEEVDNKLVQSSSVTSSSSKPTCPVCLSSVSNAFYCLECGHYYCLKCIIYQVKTMIRNRDLPMRCIYMDCEKPISVDDIKHLVLGDGRLPWLSADKLRPLIDSSIDCLVRKQPDLIRCPTPDCFGICKNSEAKDVFRCDSCNKERCRGCMMEPHKKVSCEEYAVLRTDGAASLKAYMNKKKGKVRECPTKGCGAVIEKGEGCNHMQCTACNIHFCWLCDYTSETQAKVYGHLRETHGAIGEEWPVLEDEVSAVRRCLVEMLRIMPWPNCFKITLSLDM